In the genome of Streptomyces sp. NBC_00190, one region contains:
- a CDS encoding nucleotide triphosphate diphosphatase NUDT15 yields MSTTGERPERAVPQPNAVVGVGLVVVGPDGRVLLGQAHDGRWELPGGKVDPGEGFEQAAARELAEETDLRAEPEAIRVLSVQIDAKSGMTRLTAAAVTTTAVGVPAVTEPHKIARWEWFAPAEIPADLYPPSAAVLRTWRPDLTSLPHVPSYDYPTATGGAL; encoded by the coding sequence ATGAGCACCACCGGCGAACGCCCCGAACGGGCCGTCCCGCAGCCGAACGCCGTCGTCGGCGTCGGCCTGGTCGTGGTCGGCCCGGACGGCCGGGTCCTGCTCGGCCAGGCGCACGACGGCCGCTGGGAGCTGCCCGGCGGCAAGGTCGACCCCGGGGAGGGCTTCGAGCAGGCTGCCGCCCGGGAGCTCGCCGAGGAGACGGACCTGCGGGCGGAACCCGAGGCGATCCGGGTGCTCTCCGTCCAGATCGACGCGAAGTCCGGCATGACCCGGCTGACGGCCGCCGCGGTGACCACGACGGCCGTCGGAGTCCCCGCCGTCACCGAGCCCCACAAGATCGCCCGCTGGGAGTGGTTCGCCCCGGCCGAGATCCCCGCGGACCTCTACCCCCCGTCGGCGGCCGTCCTGCGCACGTGGCGCCCGGACCTCACGTCGCTGCCGCACGTGCCCTCGTACGACTACCCGACCGCGACCGGCGGCGCCCTCTAG
- a CDS encoding helix-turn-helix domain-containing protein: MAIEEQDEELAGVLTAVGPRLRALRQQRGTTLAQLSEATGISLSTLSRLESGQRRPTLELLLPLARAHRVALDELVGAPETGDPRVRPRPFVRHGHTYVPLTRDFGGVRAFKQIIPPVEGTPPLPELRVHEGYEWLYVLSGRVRLLLGEHDLVLGPGEAAEFDTRTPHAFFNPGPRAAEFLSLFGPQGERIHIRARPTTSSEGRT; this comes from the coding sequence ATGGCCATCGAAGAGCAGGACGAGGAACTCGCGGGCGTGCTGACGGCCGTGGGACCGCGCCTGCGCGCCCTGCGCCAGCAGCGCGGCACCACGCTGGCCCAGCTCAGCGAGGCCACCGGAATCTCGCTCTCCACCCTCTCCCGGCTCGAATCCGGGCAGCGCAGGCCGACACTGGAACTGCTGCTCCCACTGGCCAGGGCGCACCGGGTGGCGCTCGACGAACTGGTCGGCGCACCGGAGACCGGGGACCCCCGGGTCCGCCCGCGCCCCTTCGTCCGGCACGGCCACACCTACGTGCCGCTGACCCGCGATTTCGGCGGGGTGCGCGCCTTCAAGCAGATCATCCCGCCCGTCGAGGGCACACCGCCGCTGCCGGAGCTCCGGGTCCACGAGGGCTACGAGTGGCTGTACGTGCTGTCCGGGCGCGTCCGTCTGCTGCTGGGCGAGCACGACCTCGTCCTCGGCCCCGGGGAGGCCGCCGAGTTCGACACGCGCACCCCGCACGCCTTCTTCAACCCGGGCCCGCGGGCGGCGGAGTTCCTCAGCCTCTTCGGCCCCCAGGGCGAGCGGATCCACATCCGCGCCAGACCCACCACCTCATCGGAAGGACGTACATGA